The segment CAAGCGCCTGCCCGGTCAGCCGCCGGCTGCGGTCCTCAAGGAAGCCCGGTGACCCCAGGGCCGTCCGCTGCAAGGTCGCTGTCAGCAGGATGGCAACCAGGAGCAGCGCCATCTTGAGATAAAAGGTGGTGTTGACCAGCGAGCGGCGCGGCTCGCCGATGATGAGCAGGCTGCCCGTGATCAGCAGCATGACGAGGACGGGCCAGATCGGCGGCAGGAAGCGCCGCATCACGTCGCGCAGCTGCTCGTCGCGCTCGAACAGGCGGAAGATCCGCAAATCCACCAGCACCGCGGAGGAGAACACGATCGCCACGCAGAGAATGTGGATGGTCTGAAGGGTCGGGATGATCCAGGTGACGGTCTGGATGGTGTGGCTGAGCGAGGTCGCCGCCAGCCACTTGGAAAGCCCGATCAGCAGCGCTTCCATCCCTCTAGCTCACTGCTCTTCCGGCTGCAGGCTGTAGGTCAGCTCCTTGCCGTCCGGCAGCGTCACCTTGCGCAGGAAGCCGCCCTGCCTGCCGTCGCGCAGCGGCAGATAATTGAACGTGGCGTGATCGCCTGGGCTCAGCGAGCGCTTGGTCCAGCCGGAGCGGGTGAGAACGCCGGGGCTCGACACCTCGAACACCCAGCTGCCGGCCTGCGGCCCTTCCTTGGCGTCGGTCTCTACCACGAAGGTGATGTGCGGGTTGGTCCAGTTGACCTGCCTGACGGTGCCTTGCACGGTCTGCGGATGGTCGCTGTCATAGGCAGCGTTCGAATGGTGCGCCACGGCCACGCCGGCCGAACCCAGCACAAGACACGCGGCAAGCAGAGTAGCGTTCGACATTGCGCTCATTCCCTTTTTCTCTGTCCTCTGACTTTGCCGGGCTATTTGGCGGTATGAACCGTCCCATACGCGCCTTGCGCGTTGGAGACGAAGATGTCGTTGCCGTGCTCGTCCTTGCCCGGCGTCAGATCTTCCTGCTCGCACTCGCCCTCGGTGACCTCGTAATGCCGGTTCGGGTAGCGGCGGAAAATCCGTGTCGTTTTCCAGGTCGCGGTGAGAACGTTCGGGGCGGTGATCTCGAGATCGTCGTGCATGACGTTCGGCTCGGTGAGATGGATGTGCTCGACGACATGCATATCGCCGTTGTTGGGGATGCCGACCGCCTCGCTGATCGCGATATAGGCCTGCGGCATGATCGCGACTGTGTCGGCCACCAGCGTGTCGTCCTCCCAATGGCCGATCGAATGGCCGTGCAGGGAAGGATCGGGATCCTCGGGATGCGGGCGGCCGTCCAGGTAGATGCGCCGCATCCGGTTGCCGTCGACCTCGCCCAGCATGGTGATGCGACCGGGCGTTGCAAGCAGCTCGAATGCGTTATGCGTCATCAGCATCCAGCTCGGCACGCCATGCGGCAGGCAATGGCTTAGGACGAGGAACGGCCGCCCAGCCTTCTCCTCGGCGATGAGATGCTGGACCTGCTTGAGAACTTCCGGTTTCCAAGGCGGCATGTTGGCCGTTTGCTGGCGCATCTGGTCATTGACGTCGGGCAGCCAGACGCCGCTGAGATCGGGTTCGGCGCGGGCGCCTGAGATCGTCGACGCCTGGAATAGGGCGGCAACACAAGCAACGAACGCGAATGTCTTCGTCAGCTTCCTGATAACCATACGACCTTGCGCCTTATTTCGCCGCATGATCCGCGAGCGTCGACGTGCAATACGGGCCCGCAGGCATTCGGGTGAGTTCGATCCTGGATGCCGGCCAGCACGGCCCTGCTCGGCCGCGCTCATGCCGGGCACCAGTGGCTTCGCCGCTTGACCAGCACCGTGCGCTCGGCCTCGCACACGATCTGGTCCGTGTCCGTGACCGCCCAATGGCGGAAGCGGACGACGCCGCCGTCCTCGCGATCGGGCGTGTCCTGTTTCTCCAGCACTTCCGAGTAGGCGTAGATATTCGTCCCGTGGTGCACGGGGGCCTTGAAAGCAATCTTCTCCACGGAGATCTCGGCGAGAGCGTTCTCCGAGGTATCTTGCGATGCAAGCCCCACCATGAGAGCGAAAGTCACGCCGCCGAACACCACCCGCCTGCCAAACGGCATCTGCGATGCGAGATGCTCGTTGAAGTGAGCGGAGGATGTGTTCATCACGAGGTTCGTGATCAGGACGTTCTCCAGCGGATCGAGAGTCTTTCCGCGGCCATGCTTGATCACCTCTCCGACGGTGAAGTCCTCGTAGTAGTTCGTATCGAGGGTGGTGCGGGACGCGCTCATGATTTTGCCTTCCCGAGCAGGTGATCCGAGATGATCCGTAGCTGGATCTCCGACGTTCCTTCGAAGATCTTCGTCAAGCGGGCGTCACGCCAGTAGCGTTCGGCGGCGAACAACGTCGTGTAGCCGCCGCCGCCGTGGATCTGGAGCCCCTCGCTGGCGACCTGCTCCGCCATCTCGGTCGCGAGATATTTGACCATCGCCGCTTCCTTGTCGCAGCGTCGACCACCGTCGATCTCGTCGCACACATGGTACATCAACTGCCGGCTTGCCTCTACCTCCGCGGCCATCTTTGCCAGCTTGAACCGGATCGCCTGGAAATCGCCGATGGGCCGACCGAATTGCTGACGTTCGCCCGCATATGCCGTCGCATCCTCGAGCGCGCCTCGCGCAAGCCCGATCGCGCGGGCCGCTGTCTGTGCACGTGCTTTCTCAAGGCCCTTGCTGACCATGTAGAAGGCCTTGCCTTCTTCGCCCATCACGTTCTCCGCGGGGACGCGCACGTTATCGAGCGCGAGCTCGAACGTCTTCCAGCCGAAGTACCCGATTTTCGGGATCGCTTGCCCGGACATGCCTTCCGGAAACTTTCCGCGCTCCTTCTCGACAAGGAATGCGGTGAGCCCGGCGAACCGCCGCTTGGGATCGATGTTCTGGTCCGAACGTGCGATGACGAGAATGCCGTCGGCAGCGTC is part of the Bradyrhizobium commune genome and harbors:
- a CDS encoding DUF6644 family protein; translation: MEALLIGLSKWLAATSLSHTIQTVTWIIPTLQTIHILCVAIVFSSAVLVDLRIFRLFERDEQLRDVMRRFLPPIWPVLVMLLITGSLLIIGEPRRSLVNTTFYLKMALLLVAILLTATLQRTALGSPGFLEDRSRRLTGQALATLSVLVWCGVLFAGRWIAYTQAG
- a CDS encoding acyl-CoA dehydrogenase family protein, with the protein product MNEQRKMIQEVARNFAMSEVLPIANRLDPERGEIPMALRDKMAELGFFGILIPEEYGGLGLGAFEYCLVTEELARAWMSVGSIIRHSTAGSLLPVDMMTPYQREKYLRKMALGDYLIAFAMSEPSTGSDVSNISCRAVRDGDSWLLTGNKYWCTFADAADGILVIARSDQNIDPKRRFAGLTAFLVEKERGKFPEGMSGQAIPKIGYFGWKTFELALDNVRVPAENVMGEEGKAFYMVSKGLEKARAQTAARAIGLARGALEDATAYAGERQQFGRPIGDFQAIRFKLAKMAAEVEASRQLMYHVCDEIDGGRRCDKEAAMVKYLATEMAEQVASEGLQIHGGGGYTTLFAAERYWRDARLTKIFEGTSEIQLRIISDHLLGKAKS
- a CDS encoding DUF6152 family protein: MSNATLLAACLVLGSAGVAVAHHSNAAYDSDHPQTVQGTVRQVNWTNPHITFVVETDAKEGPQAGSWVFEVSSPGVLTRSGWTKRSLSPGDHATFNYLPLRDGRQGGFLRKVTLPDGKELTYSLQPEEQ
- a CDS encoding MaoC family dehydratase; this translates as MSASRTTLDTNYYEDFTVGEVIKHGRGKTLDPLENVLITNLVMNTSSAHFNEHLASQMPFGRRVVFGGVTFALMVGLASQDTSENALAEISVEKIAFKAPVHHGTNIYAYSEVLEKQDTPDREDGGVVRFRHWAVTDTDQIVCEAERTVLVKRRSHWCPA